Genomic segment of Polycladomyces abyssicola:
CCGATGAGTTCGTTCAGTTGTATCCCGGCACTGATGCCGCACTGGCGCTCGGCATGATGCACGTGTTGGAGCGGGAAAACCTGATCGACGAAGCGTTTTTGCGCGATTATACCGTTGGATGGGAGCAACTGCGGGAACGGCTGAAAGCATATCCGCCCGAACGCGTGTCCCGCATCACGGGCGTCCCGAAGGAGACCATCATCCGGCTGGCCCGGGAGTATGGGAAAACGTCTCCCTCGTTCATCCGGATCGGCAACGGGTTGCAACATCATGACAATGGCGGCATGATCGTCCGCACCATCACCTGTCTGCCGGCCCTCACTGGCCAATGGCGGTACAAAGGCGGCGGAGCGCTCAAGGGGAACGGTTTGGTCCAAGTGGACACCGACAAACTGGAACGTCCCGATTTGTTGCCCAATCCCAACGTACGCAGCATTAACATGATCCATCTGGGGAGGGCTTTGCTGGAGGCTGATCCACCGATTCGCATGCTGTTCGTCTATAACAGCAATCCGGCCGCGGTGGCACCGTCTCAGGAAAAGGTGTTGCGCGGTCTGGCGCGGGAAGATCTGTTCACAGTGGTACATGATCTGTTTCTCACGGATACCGCCCGTTATGCCGATCTGGTGCTGCCCGCCACATCCCATTTTGAAAACTTGGATGTGTACAAATCCTACTGGCATATGTATGTCCAAGTAGCTCGTCCGATCCTGCCACCGCAAGGTGAAGCCTGGTCCAACTACAAACTGTTCCGTACACTAGCCAAACGGATGGGGTTCACCGAACCCTGCTTTGACGATACGGAGGAAGACCTGATCCGACAAGTCCTGGATAACCCCGACAATCCCTGCCTGTCCCGAATCGATTTTGACGAGCTGATGGAAAAAGAGATCGTCAAGCTGGATATATCGGAGAACGCGGTATTCCCGGAACGGTTGCAGCGCGGTGAGCGTATTCTCCTGTTCAACGAATCGCTCCGGGCAGCGGGATTGGATCCCCTCCCCGCTCACACCCCGCCGAAAGAGGGGACTGACGGGGAACGAAACGCGGAAGATCCCGATACGTTCATGCTCATCTCCCCGCCCAACCATCAGTTTCTCAACTCCAGCATGGGCAACATTGGCAAACTGCAGAAGATGGAAGGACGGCCCACTTTGCAAATTCACCCGAAAGATGCAGAGCGGAAGGGGATTGTCAACGGGAGCCTCGTACGCATCTGGAATGAGCGGGGGAGCTGCACTTTAACTGTCAAGGTAACCGACGCAGTCCTTCCCGGCGTGTTGGTCAGCATGGGATTGTGGTGGTTGTCCTCCTATCCGGACGGAAAAGGGATCAACCAACTCACTCCCGACCGGGAAGCTGATATGGGGGGCGGTGCCGTCTTCTTCTCCACAGCAGTCCAACTGGAAAAAGCGGAATGATGAAGAGATAATGGACCGGAGAAACTGGGGCATTCCCGAGCAATTCGTGCCTGATCATCCTTAATCCGGGGGAGGGTGGGCCTTTTCCCAAGATGACCTTTGCGTCGTGACGAAAAAGGTGCAAGGAGGAAAAAGGCTCACCCTCACAAATTGTCATTCAGTCTTCATACACAAAGTGGAACAAGTTGCCGTCTTCATCCTAGAAATTGTCCTTGTAGGCGTGATAACCGGCATCCCGCAGTTTTTGGAGCCAATACTCTTTGTCGCTTCGTTTGATCCGGAATTCAAGATGAGAGATGCCTTTGACCGCTCCTTCCAAGCGACGTGCACCTTCCGGGTGATTTTCGTGAGTAAAGAGGGCGATCATTTGCTCACCGCACTTGAGAAAGGCCGACTGATCCGACTCGTATGTCACCTCCAAACCCAACACATCGCGATAAAACCTCTTTTGTTTTTCCAAGTCTTTGACGAACAGGACAACCGCATGCAATCCGCGGATTATGGGTTGTTGCACAGGGGATCACCTCCGTTTGAGGTATTACCCGTTTTATGACTATTTATAAACATATTAATTTAAAAAATATGTTTTGTTAGAGATTGGGCACGTTTTCTCTCCCAACCCTCATGCCGGACATGGCAAAACGAGAAACTGCCCCGAAGCTTTTTTTGACAATGACCCCATTTTACAAGGCACCATCACATATGTGAAAATAATTTTATAAATAAGCTACATAATCGGGAGGAGAGAAACATGGCGCCCATCCTGAAAAATGATTGGGCCGATCATTTGAATGCTGAATTCGAAAAGCCGTATTACCAAAAGTTGCGCCAGTTTTTGATCCACGAATACAATACGTATACCGTCTATCCGGACAAATATGATATCTACTCCGCCTTGCACCTCACCCCTTATGCCAACACCAAGGTCGTCATCATCGGACAAGACCCGTACCATGGACCGGGTCAAGCGCACGGGCTCAGCTTTTCCGTTAAGCCCGGGGTGAAAGTGCCACCCTCGCTCAAAAACATTTTCAAAGAGTTGCATGATGATCTCGGATGCCGGATTCCCAACCACGGTCATCTGGTTAAGTGGGCAGAACAAGGTGTCCTGCTCCTCAACAACGTCCTGACCGTTCGCCGGGGTCAGCCCAATTCCCATAAGGGGAAAGGATGGGAAACGTTCACGAGCCAAGTGATCCGCACGTTGAATGAACGGGAACAACCCGTCGTCTTTCTCTTGTGGGGAAGAAATGCGCAGGAGAAAAGAGCATTGATCACCCGCGATCATCATCTGGTGATCGAATCGGCCCATCCCAGTCCGTATTCCGCCAATCGCGGCTTTTTCGGCAGCCGTCCGTTTTCCCGAACCAATGAATTTTTGCAAAAGGTCGGTTTGGAACCCATCGACTGGCAACTGGACGATATAGATTATTCCGAAGAACGGCCTCATTCAATCGACAATCCTTTACCTAAAAAAGCCGTCCCGTAAAGGGACGGCTTCAGCCTGTAAACAAAGTTCCGTAAGAAACAAGTCTGCAGGCTTGGTGATTGCATATTTTGAGCAAATAAGAAACACACGCTCCCAATGAATTCGGAAACGCGTGATCTTATCAGAGTGGAGAGAAGTGAAACGGCCAGCCCTACCACTTACGGGTTCACAGGCAGTTCCGTCTCGACGGACAAGCCTTCATATTTCTTCACCCAAAACGGTTGCAGTGTGATCTTTTGTGGCAGCTGTGAAATTTCGTCGACGATGAACGTCCCTGTCATCTCCACGCCCGTCCCTCTCTTCTTCATGCCTACGCCTCCTAAAGGCCAGTATCTTTTCCCGCTTTCGACCGTTACAGCCATAGTCATTTGGTGGGAGGGAAAATCGTTCTCCTTCAGGTGCCCCTTGGCATAAAACGCGAACACTTTTTTCTGGGGAGCATTCTGGATGTAGAACGACTTCGGCTTGATGGCCGCGAATGTAACCGCCAGGCTGTTTCCTTGCCCATCTTCCACTTTGGCCGGCAGCTTGCGCGGGTCAAACGTCAGGGTTAGCGGTGCCGACTCCACCCGGTTGACTTCCGTCAGCTCAAAGGTGAGGCGCTTGTTGTGAGGGAACGGCTGGAACAAGTAGTTATCGAGCTTTTCATAAATATGCGCCCCATACTTATCCATCATATGGAATCTTCCTCCAATCCCTGCTTCTTTCTCCACCAGCACCTTGCCGGTCTCATCCAAAATGCGGAACCCGTAGTCGACGTCCCCCAGGGCGAAACGGGCGAACTTCGGGCCGTAAGTTTGTTCGTACTGGTTCCTCAGCTGCGGGGAAATCTGCCGGTCCAGTTCCAGGAAAGTGCCGAGGGGCGTGTACTTGATCTTCTTCAGTGTCACCCGGACACCGTGCGCTTCCAAGGTTTTTCCGATCACTACTTCACGGAGGGTGCCTTTCAGCTTGCTGAGATCGATGGGCACGTTCAGCTTCCAAGAGCCCTTGACGCTTCCAACCTGTTTCGTGTCAAGCTTGAGGACGAGCCGGTCCTTGTGTTTCACCTTGTTCAGGTCGAACACTAGCACGGCCCAGGTGGCCTTGTCTACATCCTGACCCGGATATCCACCCGGACGAAATCCCCCAACCTGTGGCTGGCCGCTTCCGTCATCCAGCACCAGGTAAGGATAACGAATCCAGTGATGGTAGATTGGGAGCACCTTCCCCCGGCTGTCTTCGATCTGGTAGAAGACCATCAGCTGGGTGGAGTCGGCCACAATCTGCTTCACATGAACGGTGAGCCCCTTGTCCGTCACCTTGATGTCTTCCTTGCGATACAGTTTGTTCATGTCCTGTTCCTGGACCTGGACGAACTGTCGAAACAGCGGGAGATACGAAGCGAAGGTGGGAGAAGCTACGGCTCCGACGATGACGGCTACGGCCAGTCCGGCCGCGACGGTGCCGAACCATTTCCACCTGCGGAACCTTCCTGCCGGCTTCCGGTTTTCTTTCACGGGGTGCTCCTTTTCGTCCAGTTCCGTGATCCGGTTCATCACTTCTCCGACAAACGACTCATCCAGCAGTTTCACCTGGCCGGCGGCCTGCCGGAGTTCGGACTGTTCAGCCTTCAGTTTTTCCAGCCGTTTCCGGCAATTGTCGCAGTGCTGGATATGCTTCAGAACGGCATCCTTATCCGAAGAACCCCCTTCGAGGAAGTCCCACAACACCTCATCAGCAAAGCAATTCATCCCTGATCTCCCTCCTTTGATTCCGGTCCCTCATCTCCCGAAGCTTCTTTCTCGCCCGATGAAGCCGGTTGGCCACATCGTGCGGGGAGATCTCCAGGATTTCCGCGATTTCCTTGTAACTGAAATCGTGCCGATACCGAAGTAAGAGCACTGCCTGGTAATGTGGCGGGAGCGCCCGAATCCATCCGGCCATCTCCTCCATCTCCTCATTTTCCACCACGATCTCTTCCGGCGTTTTCTTTTCGGCCACGTCCGTTTCCAAGAACGGGGCCATGTTACCTTTCTTTTGGCGCCATTCATCCACACAGGCGTTCCGGGCAATCTGAAACAGCCAAGTGGCAAAGCTGCGCGCTGGGTCGAACCGGTGCAGGTTCCGATATGCCCGGATGAAGCATTCCTGCGCGAGGTCCCGGGCTTCCTCTTCGTGATGA
This window contains:
- a CDS encoding molybdopterin-containing oxidoreductase family protein yields the protein MQKVKYVEKGWGERNVSQSTREVFRSVCPLDCPDTCGLRVIVEDGRITRVTGDPDHPITRGVICHKVRHFPDRVHHLERLLYPMRRTGEKGEGKFERITWEEALDEITSRMKQLIAEHGAESILPYSYYGNMGLVNNGTMDRRFFHRLGASRLDRTICNVAGSQGFQATMGIKGAIDPEDTVHSRYIIVWGGNIVSTNMHQVMLFEQARKQGAKIVVIDVHRNQTARWADEFVQLYPGTDAALALGMMHVLERENLIDEAFLRDYTVGWEQLRERLKAYPPERVSRITGVPKETIIRLAREYGKTSPSFIRIGNGLQHHDNGGMIVRTITCLPALTGQWRYKGGGALKGNGLVQVDTDKLERPDLLPNPNVRSINMIHLGRALLEADPPIRMLFVYNSNPAAVAPSQEKVLRGLAREDLFTVVHDLFLTDTARYADLVLPATSHFENLDVYKSYWHMYVQVARPILPPQGEAWSNYKLFRTLAKRMGFTEPCFDDTEEDLIRQVLDNPDNPCLSRIDFDELMEKEIVKLDISENAVFPERLQRGERILLFNESLRAAGLDPLPAHTPPKEGTDGERNAEDPDTFMLISPPNHQFLNSSMGNIGKLQKMEGRPTLQIHPKDAERKGIVNGSLVRIWNERGSCTLTVKVTDAVLPGVLVSMGLWWLSSYPDGKGINQLTPDREADMGGGAVFFSTAVQLEKAE
- a CDS encoding VOC family protein; protein product: MQQPIIRGLHAVVLFVKDLEKQKRFYRDVLGLEVTYESDQSAFLKCGEQMIALFTHENHPEGARRLEGAVKGISHLEFRIKRSDKEYWLQKLRDAGYHAYKDNF
- a CDS encoding uracil-DNA glycosylase: MAPILKNDWADHLNAEFEKPYYQKLRQFLIHEYNTYTVYPDKYDIYSALHLTPYANTKVVIIGQDPYHGPGQAHGLSFSVKPGVKVPPSLKNIFKELHDDLGCRIPNHGHLVKWAEQGVLLLNNVLTVRRGQPNSHKGKGWETFTSQVIRTLNEREQPVVFLLWGRNAQEKRALITRDHHLVIESAHPSPYSANRGFFGSRPFSRTNEFLQKVGLEPIDWQLDDIDYSEERPHSIDNPLPKKAVP
- a CDS encoding DUF4179 domain-containing protein, whose protein sequence is MNCFADEVLWDFLEGGSSDKDAVLKHIQHCDNCRKRLEKLKAEQSELRQAAGQVKLLDESFVGEVMNRITELDEKEHPVKENRKPAGRFRRWKWFGTVAAGLAVAVIVGAVASPTFASYLPLFRQFVQVQEQDMNKLYRKEDIKVTDKGLTVHVKQIVADSTQLMVFYQIEDSRGKVLPIYHHWIRYPYLVLDDGSGQPQVGGFRPGGYPGQDVDKATWAVLVFDLNKVKHKDRLVLKLDTKQVGSVKGSWKLNVPIDLSKLKGTLREVVIGKTLEAHGVRVTLKKIKYTPLGTFLELDRQISPQLRNQYEQTYGPKFARFALGDVDYGFRILDETGKVLVEKEAGIGGRFHMMDKYGAHIYEKLDNYLFQPFPHNKRLTFELTEVNRVESAPLTLTFDPRKLPAKVEDGQGNSLAVTFAAIKPKSFYIQNAPQKKVFAFYAKGHLKENDFPSHQMTMAVTVESGKRYWPLGGVGMKKRGTGVEMTGTFIVDEISQLPQKITLQPFWVKKYEGLSVETELPVNP
- a CDS encoding RNA polymerase sigma factor yields the protein MDDIQIVERVLDGDRDAFSHLVRKYMNAVYAMLLRMVHHEEEARDLAQECFIRAYRNLHRFDPARSFATWLFQIARNACVDEWRQKKGNMAPFLETDVAEKKTPEEIVVENEEMEEMAGWIRALPPHYQAVLLLRYRHDFSYKEIAEILEISPHDVANRLHRARKKLREMRDRNQRREIRDELLC